One stretch of Paenibacillus sp. FSL R5-0341 DNA includes these proteins:
- a CDS encoding biotin--[acetyl-CoA-carboxylase] ligase, with translation MTKHEDLLHMLLNAEGQFVSGEEISRNLSISRTAVWKHVNKLRDMGYEFEAVSRKGYRLVTKPDSIDATALQLALDTTVFGRKAVLLTSTLSTQGDVLKLAEQGQDEGAVVIAEEQTGGRGRFGRKWFSPPGKGIWMSVLLRPDVPLQHTPQLTLLTGVAVCRAVRACTGADAGIKWPNDLLIDGRKVCGILLESTVEDHEVRFCIAGIGVDVNFDPEDYPEDLTTIATSLKMETGQPVDRTKLTAAILTELEQLYFLYQKEGFGVISALWEALSVSMNREITVTNPHGVIEGKAIGLDPSGALIVEKHDGEHTLVISGEISWKS, from the coding sequence ATGACCAAGCATGAGGATCTGTTACATATGTTATTGAATGCAGAAGGACAATTCGTATCGGGTGAAGAGATCAGCCGTAATCTGTCCATTAGTCGAACCGCTGTGTGGAAACATGTGAACAAGTTGCGTGACATGGGTTATGAGTTTGAAGCCGTCTCTCGCAAAGGGTATCGTCTTGTAACGAAGCCGGACAGCATTGACGCTACAGCCCTTCAATTGGCGTTGGACACAACCGTATTTGGCCGTAAGGCTGTTCTGTTGACCTCGACCTTGTCTACCCAAGGGGATGTTCTGAAGTTAGCTGAGCAGGGGCAGGACGAAGGCGCCGTGGTCATTGCGGAAGAACAAACCGGAGGAAGAGGACGTTTCGGTCGAAAGTGGTTCTCTCCCCCTGGTAAAGGAATCTGGATGAGTGTCCTTTTGCGTCCTGATGTACCACTTCAGCATACGCCGCAGCTAACCTTATTAACTGGGGTGGCTGTATGTCGAGCCGTTCGAGCTTGTACAGGAGCTGATGCAGGCATCAAATGGCCCAATGATCTGTTAATCGATGGACGCAAGGTGTGTGGCATATTGCTTGAATCCACAGTAGAAGATCATGAAGTTAGATTCTGCATTGCGGGTATAGGTGTGGACGTGAACTTTGACCCCGAGGATTATCCCGAAGATCTCACTACAATCGCAACCTCGCTCAAGATGGAGACGGGGCAACCCGTTGATCGTACCAAGCTCACGGCTGCCATTTTAACCGAGCTGGAACAGTTGTATTTTTTGTATCAAAAAGAAGGATTCGGCGTCATCTCAGCCCTTTGGGAGGCCTTGTCCGTATCGATGAATCGAGAGATTACAGTGACGAATCCTCATGGTGTCATTGAAGGCAAGGCAATCGGTCTTGACCCTTCCGGAGCACTTATCGTGGAAAAGCACGATGGAGAACATACACTAGTCATCTCTGGTGAGATTTCCTGGAAATCGTAA